The genomic DNA TGCGCGCCCAGATAGGCCTCGATGACGGCCGAGTCGGCCATCACGGTCTCCGGCGTCCCCTCGGCGACGATCTTGCCCTGGGCCATCACGACCACCCAGTCACTGATGTCGCGCACCATGTCCATGTCGTGCTCGACGAACAGCACCGTCATCCCCTGCTCGCGCAGGTCCTTCACGTGCCCGAGCAGCGATTGCGTGAGCGCAGGGTTCACCCCGGCCATCGGCTCGTCGAGCATGACCATGGTCGGCTCGACCATCAGCGCGCGGGCCATCTCCAGCAGCTTGCGCTGCCCTCCGGACAGGCTGCCGGCGAAGTCGTCGGCCTTCGTGTCGAGCTTGAAGCGGACGAGCAGCTCCCGGGCCCGCTCGTCGATCTGCTTCTGCTGGCCGCTCCAGATGGCAGGGACGAGCGCCCGGAAGAAGTTCTCCCCCTTCTGGTTGGTCGCGCCCAGGCGCATGTTGTCCAGCACGGACAGCTTGGACAGCGCCTTGGTCAGCTGGAAGGTCCGCACCATGCCCCGCCGGGCCACCTTGTGCGCTGGCACGCCCCCGAGCGGCTTGCCCTCGAACGACCACGAGCCGCCGTTCGGCTTGTCGAAGCCGGTCAACAGGTTGAAGAAGGTCGTCTTTCCGGCGCCGTTGGGGCCGATCAGCGCCGTGATCACACCCCGCTGCACCTCCAGGTGGTCGACCGCGACCGCGGTGAGGCCGCCGTAACGGCGCACCACCCCGTCGGCGACCAGGATCGGGTCCGGCTTCGGCACCCCGGGGC from Mycobacteriales bacterium includes the following:
- a CDS encoding ABC transporter ATP-binding protein, which translates into the protein MPADATPADATTRTDARPPAALAGVEPRPGVPKPDPILVADGVVRRYGGLTAVAVDHLEVQRGVITALIGPNGAGKTTFFNLLTGFDKPNGGSWSFEGKPLGGVPAHKVARRGMVRTFQLTKALSKLSVLDNMRLGATNQKGENFFRALVPAIWSGQQKQIDERARELLVRFKLDTKADDFAGSLSGGQRKLLEMARALMVEPTMVMLDEPMAGVNPALTQSLLGHVKDLREQGMTVLFVEHDMDMVRDISDWVVVMAQGKIVAEGTPETVMADSAVIEAYLGAHHDAPLSAEEEQAQLAAGEAELRSIQQEREGKA